One Gordonia westfalica genomic region harbors:
- a CDS encoding DUF3263 domain-containing protein, translating into MTDEEKAMLDLAGRRWNYAGNLEQKVRDEFGISLTRFWQIVNRLLDTQEALSYSPQVVNRLR; encoded by the coding sequence ATGACGGACGAAGAGAAGGCGATGCTCGACCTGGCCGGGCGGAGATGGAACTACGCCGGCAACCTCGAGCAGAAGGTGCGAGACGAGTTCGGCATCAGCCTCACCCGGTTCTGGCAGATTGTGAACCGCCTCCTGGACACTCAGGAAGCTTTAAGCTACTCACCGCAGGTGGTGAACCGTCTGCGGTGA